A section of the Devosia rhizoryzae genome encodes:
- a CDS encoding HAD family hydrolase has product MAACWKEAGHGRATPHGALGSVQVGDAQHGLAIKAEQAYSRNMTRTTEIIRLQPFEAAIFDMDGTLLDTESVFRTIVFDVCTELGFEMTDDVHRNMVGSSHERTQQLLVESYGVAFPYTLFDERCRITMRERSHGGVPVKAGALEFVTELRARGIPTAVATSSRNPHAQHHLSAAGLLDLFDTVVTRDDVVNPKPHPEPYLTAARRLGVEPTRCLALEDSFAGVRAAHAAGMQTIMVPDLVVPSAEIEELGIFVMESLVHVHLAAFDPA; this is encoded by the coding sequence GTGGCGGCTTGCTGGAAGGAAGCTGGTCATGGCAGGGCAACGCCGCACGGCGCTTTGGGTTCGGTGCAAGTCGGCGATGCGCAGCACGGTCTGGCGATCAAGGCCGAACAGGCCTATAGCCGGAACATGACGCGCACAACCGAGATCATCCGCCTCCAGCCCTTTGAAGCCGCAATATTCGACATGGACGGCACGCTGCTCGACACCGAGTCCGTGTTCCGTACCATCGTTTTCGATGTTTGCACCGAACTTGGCTTCGAGATGACGGACGACGTGCACCGCAACATGGTTGGATCGAGCCACGAGCGCACCCAGCAATTGCTGGTGGAGTCCTATGGCGTCGCCTTCCCCTATACGCTGTTTGACGAGCGCTGCCGCATCACCATGCGCGAACGCAGCCATGGCGGCGTGCCGGTCAAGGCCGGAGCATTGGAGTTCGTCACCGAGCTCAGGGCGCGCGGCATCCCCACGGCCGTCGCCACCTCCTCGCGCAACCCGCATGCCCAGCATCACCTGAGCGCTGCCGGCCTGCTCGATCTCTTCGACACGGTGGTCACTCGGGACGATGTGGTCAATCCCAAGCCGCATCCGGAGCCGTACCTCACTGCGGCCAGAAGACTTGGTGTCGAGCCAACGCGGTGCCTTGCGCTGGAAGACAGTTTCGCTGGCGTACGTGCGGCCCATGCCGCCGGGATGCAGACGATCATGGTGCCTGATCTTGTAGTGCCGAGTGCCGAGATCGAAGAGCTTGGCATCTTTGTCATGGAGAGCCTGGTGCATGTGCATCTGGCCGCCTTCGACCCTGCCTGA
- a CDS encoding TetR/AcrR family transcriptional regulator C-terminal domain-containing protein, producing the protein MPIDRDRILQEALAVLNEVGIDKLSTRKLAERLGVQQPALYWHFKSKSLLLDALNSEMLRRFHNHRLPEPGENWIGFTYATARSMRRTLLAVRDGARLAAGTRPSDTDFADAESQLKLYVDAGFSPQEALHISIAVARYVVGFVLEEQGERVRMEEDAGATGDIESELAPFPILAEAFASLVTGHSINTEAAFDQGLDYLVDGMKAALEAKA; encoded by the coding sequence ATGCCTATCGATCGTGATCGCATTCTCCAAGAAGCATTGGCCGTGTTGAACGAGGTGGGGATCGACAAGCTCTCGACCCGCAAGCTGGCCGAGCGCCTCGGGGTGCAGCAGCCGGCGCTTTACTGGCACTTCAAAAGCAAGTCGCTGCTGCTGGATGCGCTCAACAGCGAGATGCTGCGACGCTTTCACAATCATCGCCTGCCCGAACCGGGCGAAAACTGGATTGGCTTCACCTACGCCACAGCGCGCAGCATGCGGCGAACTTTGCTCGCTGTCCGCGACGGCGCGCGGCTGGCTGCGGGAACAAGGCCATCGGATACCGATTTCGCCGACGCCGAGTCCCAGCTCAAGCTTTATGTCGATGCGGGGTTTTCGCCTCAGGAGGCGTTGCACATTTCCATTGCGGTGGCGCGCTATGTGGTCGGCTTTGTGCTCGAAGAGCAGGGCGAACGCGTGCGAATGGAAGAAGATGCGGGCGCGACGGGCGATATTGAAAGCGAACTGGCGCCGTTCCCGATCCTCGCAGAGGCTTTCGCGTCGCTGGTCACCGGACACAGCATCAACACGGAAGCGGCGTTCGACCAAGGGCTGGATTATCTGGTGGATGGCATGAAGGCCGCGCTTGAAGCCAAGGCGTAA
- a CDS encoding AraC family transcriptional regulator, translating to MTTALDNYHARLLRVLDYIDAHLDQDLDLDVLSRVAAISKFHFHRQFAATFEVSVHRYVQLTRMKRATHALAWNEAQSVTDIAMDAGYEAPDAFARAFRQRLTQSPSSFRKSPDWSSWLSAFGPLDSARNKLMKIIFDYEDIIIREVPSTPVALLRHRGDRAKLPQTFETFRAWCKAAGLAPETGRSSFMVFRSEREPVNPEDYSMDICVAADPEISVTAPMQRAVIEGGRCAVLRYPGQTNNLEPAGLFMYRDWLPQSGEEARDFPAYVERKLVPVAGTQAHEVVVELHLPLK from the coding sequence ATGACGACTGCACTCGATAACTACCATGCCCGTCTCTTGAGGGTGCTCGACTACATCGATGCGCATCTCGATCAAGACCTTGATCTGGACGTGCTGAGCCGGGTCGCAGCCATTTCCAAGTTCCATTTCCATCGGCAGTTTGCCGCAACGTTCGAGGTCTCGGTCCACCGCTATGTTCAGCTGACTCGCATGAAGCGCGCCACGCATGCACTCGCCTGGAACGAGGCACAAAGCGTCACCGATATCGCAATGGACGCCGGCTATGAGGCTCCCGATGCCTTTGCCCGCGCCTTCCGGCAACGGCTGACGCAATCGCCCTCCTCGTTTCGGAAGTCTCCCGATTGGAGCTCGTGGCTTTCGGCCTTTGGCCCTTTGGACAGTGCGAGAAACAAGCTCATGAAAATCATCTTCGATTACGAAGACATCATCATCCGGGAGGTGCCATCCACGCCGGTGGCGCTTCTCCGACACCGGGGAGATCGCGCCAAGCTTCCTCAGACCTTTGAAACATTCCGCGCGTGGTGCAAGGCCGCGGGGCTCGCACCGGAAACCGGGCGCTCGAGTTTCATGGTCTTCCGGTCCGAACGCGAACCGGTCAATCCCGAGGACTACAGCATGGACATCTGCGTTGCGGCGGACCCGGAGATTTCCGTCACTGCGCCGATGCAGAGAGCCGTTATCGAGGGAGGCCGCTGCGCTGTCCTCCGTTATCCTGGACAAACCAACAACCTGGAACCGGCCGGGCTCTTCATGTACCGCGACTGGCTGCCGCAAAGCGGGGAAGAGGCGCGCGACTTCCCCGCTTATGTCGAGCGCAAGCTCGTCCCTGTTGCGGGAACGCAGGCGCATGAAGTCGTCGTTGAACTCCATCTGCCCCTGAAGTAG
- a CDS encoding HPr kinase/phosphorylase — MSKPVNVHGTGLVLGEAGVLLRGPSGAGKSLLCLALLDRWESWGLPASLVADDRVDLLEEADGLIMMAPQQLAGRIELRGRGIVSRPYQQRAIVHLVVDLVPDLMRMIEPEELQTELLGHALPRAPVPQSGVVSLGHQELLVAEALRASGHRTLP; from the coding sequence ATGAGCAAGCCGGTCAATGTGCATGGGACGGGACTGGTCCTCGGCGAAGCCGGCGTACTGCTGCGCGGTCCCTCCGGTGCGGGCAAGTCACTGTTATGTCTGGCTTTGCTGGATCGCTGGGAAAGCTGGGGGCTACCAGCGTCTCTCGTCGCCGATGACCGGGTCGATCTGCTGGAGGAAGCCGATGGGCTCATCATGATGGCACCGCAGCAGCTGGCTGGGCGGATCGAACTGCGCGGTCGCGGTATCGTCAGCCGCCCATACCAGCAGCGGGCCATCGTGCATCTGGTGGTCGATCTTGTGCCCGATCTCATGCGCATGATCGAACCCGAAGAGCTCCAAACCGAGCTCCTCGGCCATGCCTTGCCGCGCGCGCCGGTGCCGCAATCAGGCGTCGTGAGCCTGGGCCACCAGGAACTGCTCGTGGCCGAAGCGCTGCGCGCAAGCGGGCATCGCACCCTCCCGTGA
- a CDS encoding PTS sugar transporter subunit IIA: MIGLVLVTHGALADEFKLAMEHVVGPQEYIETIAIGPDDNAESRRDDILAAIDRADSGGGVIILTDMFGGTPSNLAISVMQNRSVEVIAGVNLPMLVKLGRVRGDMAIGDAVNIAQEAGKKYITVANSLLGS, translated from the coding sequence ATGATCGGATTGGTTCTCGTAACCCATGGCGCGCTAGCCGATGAATTCAAGCTGGCGATGGAACATGTGGTCGGACCGCAGGAATATATCGAGACCATCGCCATTGGTCCCGATGACAATGCCGAAAGCCGCCGCGACGACATCCTGGCGGCGATCGACCGTGCCGACAGCGGCGGTGGGGTCATCATCCTGACCGACATGTTCGGCGGTACGCCCTCGAACCTGGCGATCTCGGTGATGCAGAACCGCTCGGTCGAAGTGATCGCCGGAGTGAACCTGCCCATGTTGGTCAAGCTCGGCCGCGTGCGCGGCGACATGGCCATCGGCGACGCGGTCAACATCGCCCAGGAAGCGGGCAAGAAATATATCACCGTGGCCAACTCCCTTCTGGGGAGCTAG
- a CDS encoding VOC family protein, whose translation MFTHVMIGSNDLDKAKRFYDATFVALGGRPGEVDAGGRLVYAHDGSRLMVTKPIDGKPATHANGGTIGILAPSPEHVQAWHDAGVANGGTSVETPPHERPNGAFVAYMRDPDGNKLSARSRPTK comes from the coding sequence ATGTTCACTCATGTGATGATCGGCAGCAACGACCTCGACAAGGCCAAGCGCTTCTATGACGCGACCTTTGTTGCGCTCGGGGGCAGGCCGGGCGAAGTGGATGCCGGTGGGCGGCTGGTCTATGCCCATGACGGCAGCCGCCTCATGGTGACCAAGCCCATCGATGGCAAGCCGGCCACTCACGCCAATGGGGGCACGATCGGTATCCTGGCCCCAAGCCCTGAACATGTTCAGGCCTGGCATGATGCCGGTGTCGCCAATGGCGGCACATCCGTCGAGACGCCGCCCCATGAGCGTCCGAACGGAGCATTCGTCGCTTATATGCGCGATCCTGATGGCAACAAGCTGTCGGCGCGGTCTCGCCCGACCAAGTAA
- a CDS encoding response regulator transcription factor produces the protein MPKIALVDDDRNILTSVSLTLEAEGYQVATYTDGASGLEGLTSDKPDLAILDIKMPRMDGMELLRRLRQKSDVPVIFLTSKDEEIDELFGLKMGADDFITKPFSQRLLVERVKAILRRSAPREPGVPGSTEPTPSKALIERGSLVMDEERHTCTWKGQRVTLTVTEFLILQALALRPGVVKSRNALMDAAYDDQVYVDDRTIDSHIKRLRKKFKQTDDDFEMIETLYGVGYRFKEQ, from the coding sequence ATGCCAAAGATCGCCCTGGTGGACGATGACCGCAATATTCTCACCTCGGTGTCGCTGACCCTCGAAGCCGAAGGTTACCAGGTCGCGACCTATACAGATGGCGCTTCGGGTCTCGAGGGTCTAACCTCCGACAAGCCCGACCTTGCGATCCTCGACATCAAGATGCCGCGCATGGACGGCATGGAGCTGCTGCGCCGCCTGCGGCAGAAGTCCGATGTGCCGGTGATCTTTCTGACCTCCAAGGACGAAGAGATCGACGAATTGTTCGGGCTCAAGATGGGCGCCGACGATTTCATCACCAAGCCGTTCAGCCAGCGCCTGCTGGTCGAGCGCGTCAAGGCAATCCTCCGCCGCTCCGCCCCGCGCGAGCCCGGCGTGCCCGGCAGCACCGAGCCGACCCCAAGCAAGGCGTTGATCGAACGCGGGTCGCTGGTCATGGACGAAGAGCGCCACACCTGCACCTGGAAGGGTCAGCGCGTGACGCTGACGGTGACCGAGTTCTTGATCCTCCAGGCCCTGGCGTTGCGGCCCGGCGTCGTCAAATCGCGCAATGCCTTGATGGACGCGGCCTATGACGATCAGGTCTATGTCGACGACCGCACCATCGACAGCCACATCAAGCGTCTGCGCAAGAAGTTCAAGCAGACCGACGACGATTTCGAAATGATCGAAACGCTTTACGGCGTGGGTTACCGCTTCAAGGAACAGTAA
- a CDS encoding sensor histidine kinase: protein MVLTPFGKVFDAVRRFVDFTIFSSLTRRIVVLNMAGLLVLVVGILYLNQWRAGLIDARVQSLRVQGEIIAAAIAASATVDSDIISVNPDRLLDTQSGGVSPFSYFDPTLEFPINPERVAPLLRNLITPTRTRARIYDGQGLLILDSDNIYARGEVLRQTIDKSTGTSFFLADWWNALISWAPGDNYPTYQEYQADEGTRYPEVASALQGAPADFVRVDAQNRLVVSVAVPVQRLRAVVGSILLSTAPGDIDSIVAQERWSILRIAMIAAGVQIVLSLLLAGTIAGPMRRLSAAAERVQTAGDARAEIPDLSDRPDEIGHLSGALRRMTDALYNRIEAIERFAADVAHELKNPLTSLRSAVETLPLAKREADKARLNEIIQHDIRRLDRLITDISSASRLDAELARETAEPVDVETLAQAMVAIQKDIAAGRDVSVVMGKRSGRGTTLVSGHESRLAQVFANLIDNAVSFSPPGGTVTVAISTEGDNIVATVSDEGPGIRDAGRIFQRFYTDRPEGESFGNHSGLGLSISKQIVDAHKGTIKAANRTDRSGALFTIVLPRARK, encoded by the coding sequence ATGGTACTGACGCCGTTCGGCAAGGTCTTCGACGCCGTCCGGCGCTTTGTCGATTTTACCATCTTCTCGAGCCTCACCCGGCGCATCGTCGTGCTCAACATGGCGGGGCTCCTGGTGCTGGTCGTGGGTATCCTTTACCTCAACCAGTGGCGCGCGGGTCTGATCGACGCGCGCGTGCAGTCGCTGCGGGTACAGGGCGAAATCATCGCCGCGGCCATCGCCGCGTCGGCGACCGTGGATAGCGACATCATTTCGGTCAATCCCGATCGGCTGCTCGATACCCAATCAGGCGGCGTCTCGCCCTTCTCCTATTTCGACCCGACACTAGAATTTCCGATCAATCCGGAACGGGTAGCGCCGCTGCTGCGCAACCTTATTACTCCGACCCGCACCAGGGCGCGCATCTATGATGGACAGGGTCTGCTGATCCTTGACAGCGACAACATCTACGCGCGTGGCGAGGTGCTGCGGCAGACCATCGACAAGTCCACCGGCACGTCCTTCTTTCTTGCCGACTGGTGGAATGCGCTGATCTCCTGGGCGCCCGGCGACAATTACCCGACCTATCAGGAATACCAGGCGGATGAGGGTACGCGTTACCCCGAGGTCGCCTCCGCGCTCCAGGGTGCACCGGCAGATTTCGTACGGGTGGATGCACAGAACCGGCTCGTAGTGTCTGTCGCCGTGCCGGTGCAGCGCCTGCGGGCGGTGGTCGGCTCCATCCTTCTTTCCACGGCGCCAGGCGACATCGATTCCATCGTGGCGCAGGAGCGCTGGAGCATTTTGCGCATCGCCATGATCGCGGCCGGGGTGCAGATCGTCCTGTCGCTGCTCCTTGCGGGCACCATTGCCGGACCGATGCGGCGCTTGTCGGCGGCGGCCGAACGGGTGCAGACGGCAGGCGATGCCCGCGCTGAAATCCCCGACTTGAGCGACCGTCCGGACGAAATCGGTCATCTTTCGGGCGCGCTGCGGCGCATGACTGACGCACTTTACAATCGCATTGAGGCCATCGAGCGCTTTGCGGCGGACGTGGCACATGAGCTGAAAAATCCGCTGACCTCGCTTCGGTCTGCGGTGGAAACCCTGCCGCTTGCCAAGCGCGAGGCCGACAAGGCGCGGCTCAACGAAATCATTCAGCACGATATCCGCCGGCTCGATCGCCTGATCACCGATATTTCGAGCGCCAGCCGTCTCGACGCCGAATTGGCGCGCGAAACGGCCGAGCCTGTGGATGTCGAAACTTTGGCCCAGGCCATGGTGGCGATCCAGAAAGACATCGCGGCCGGACGCGACGTGTCGGTTGTCATGGGCAAGAGGAGCGGTCGCGGCACGACGCTGGTGAGCGGTCACGAGTCGCGGCTGGCGCAGGTCTTTGCCAACCTTATCGACAATGCCGTATCGTTCTCGCCACCGGGCGGAACGGTGACGGTCGCCATTTCGACCGAGGGCGACAATATCGTTGCGACCGTCAGCGACGAGGGTCCGGGCATTCGCGACGCGGGCCGCATCTTCCAGCGCTTTTATACCGATCGGCCCGAAGGCGAGAGTTTTGGCAACCATTCGGGGCTCGGGCTTTCGATTTCCAAGCAGATCGTCGATGCGCATAAGGGCACGATCAAGGCGGCAAATCGCACCGATCGCTCCGGTGCGCTCTTCACCATTGTTCTGCCGCGCGCCCGCAAATAG
- a CDS encoding HPr family phosphocarrier protein yields the protein MDGAANAGRALAQQLTIVNRKGLHARASARFVRTAECFDATISVIRDGTSVAGNSIMGLMMLGAGPGSTILVQATGKQAREALEAIAELVNNGFDEDVDGSE from the coding sequence ATGGACGGCGCCGCCAATGCCGGGCGGGCTCTGGCCCAACAGCTGACCATCGTCAATCGCAAGGGCCTCCACGCCCGCGCGTCCGCCCGTTTCGTGCGCACGGCGGAGTGCTTCGACGCCACCATTTCGGTAATCCGCGATGGCACTTCGGTGGCTGGCAATTCGATCATGGGGCTGATGATGCTGGGGGCAGGGCCGGGCTCGACGATCCTCGTGCAGGCGACCGGAAAACAGGCGCGAGAGGCGCTCGAAGCCATCGCAGAACTGGTCAATAACGGCTTCGACGAAGACGTGGACGGCTCCGAATAG
- the tet(30) gene encoding tetracycline efflux MFS transporter Tet(30) encodes MNKALLVILATVALDAIGAGLIIPILPDLLQEIAGAGDFGWLYGAMLAVYALMQFIFSPVLGALSDRYGRRPVLLLSLAGTLLDYLVMALSPFGWMLVVGRAMAGITSANMAVATAYITDITPLEQRAQRFGQIGAVMSAGFIIGPVLGGVLGAWWLRSPFLAAALFNGINLLVALLVLPESRTPGTQTFDLKALNPLAPLLWLWNLKPLLPMVMVSVVFGLIAAVPGTIWVLYGAARFGWDSVHMGLSFALFGVFGTLAQAFLVGPLSRRFGDLGTLMIGVGFDVTAYVLMAFADQSWMGYAVAPLFALGGVAMPALQSLLTSRVSDEQQGQLQGVLASLMSLAGIVGPVLTTLIFFATKDAWIGTVWIVGAALYLAASPMFITVRQPKGADA; translated from the coding sequence CTGAACAAGGCTCTGCTTGTTATTCTCGCCACTGTCGCACTCGACGCAATCGGGGCCGGGCTGATCATCCCCATCCTGCCTGACCTGCTGCAGGAAATTGCCGGCGCTGGGGACTTCGGCTGGCTCTACGGAGCCATGCTTGCCGTCTATGCCTTGATGCAGTTCATCTTCTCGCCGGTGCTGGGCGCTCTCAGCGATCGATACGGTCGCCGCCCGGTGCTGCTCCTGTCGCTCGCCGGGACTTTGCTGGACTACCTTGTGATGGCGCTCTCGCCATTTGGATGGATGCTGGTGGTCGGCCGTGCCATGGCCGGCATCACCAGCGCCAATATGGCCGTCGCTACCGCCTATATTACCGACATCACCCCGCTCGAGCAGCGAGCGCAGCGTTTCGGACAGATCGGGGCCGTGATGAGCGCCGGCTTTATCATAGGTCCGGTGCTTGGAGGCGTGCTTGGCGCGTGGTGGCTCCGTTCGCCCTTTCTTGCCGCAGCCCTGTTCAACGGTATCAATCTCTTGGTCGCGCTCCTTGTCTTGCCCGAAAGCCGCACACCGGGAACCCAGACTTTCGATCTCAAGGCCCTCAACCCGCTGGCGCCGCTGCTCTGGCTCTGGAACCTCAAGCCGCTCCTGCCCATGGTCATGGTTTCGGTTGTGTTTGGCCTTATCGCAGCAGTTCCGGGCACAATATGGGTTCTGTACGGCGCCGCGCGGTTTGGCTGGGATTCGGTCCACATGGGCCTGTCCTTTGCGCTCTTTGGCGTTTTCGGCACTTTGGCTCAGGCGTTTCTGGTTGGTCCGCTTTCCCGCCGTTTTGGTGATCTGGGCACGCTGATGATCGGCGTAGGGTTCGATGTCACCGCCTATGTTCTGATGGCCTTCGCCGACCAGAGCTGGATGGGCTATGCGGTGGCACCGCTTTTTGCCCTGGGCGGAGTAGCCATGCCGGCGCTCCAGTCACTGCTCACCAGCCGCGTCAGCGATGAGCAGCAGGGGCAATTGCAGGGGGTGCTCGCCAGCCTCATGAGCCTTGCGGGCATTGTCGGCCCGGTGCTGACTACTCTCATATTCTTCGCCACCAAGGACGCATGGATCGGAACGGTATGGATCGTCGGCGCAGCGCTGTATCTTGCCGCATCGCCAATGTTCATCACAGTGCGACAGCCAAAGGGGGCTGACGCATAG
- the pckA gene encoding phosphoenolpyruvate carboxykinase (ATP), with protein sequence MSQFNHQTLREEIVGAAVSTSYNAAVPALVAASLAQGGPVLTAHGALSVETGAFTGRSPKDKFIVRDGLTDGSVWWDNAGAISTAQFDLLLADAQAHLATQPIYRQDLLAGADPRHQYEVTVLTPSAWHALFIRNLLIRRGEDIAASDSAMPVTIVHAPHFKADPARHGSRTETVIALDMSRNLVVIAGTLYAGEIKKSVFSLFNFHAPRHDVLPMHCSANLGPDGEAALFFGLSGTGKTTLSTDPNRPLIGDDEHGWSRDGVFNLEGGCYAKTVNLGRAAEPEIFAATERFGTVLENVVLDANSMPTFSDISRTENTRAAYPLTVLPSVAKGGTGKTPKTVVFLTADAFGVLPPLAKLTPEQAVYHFLSGYTAKVAGTERGVTEPQATFSACFGAPFMPLHPSVYGAMLAERLRDSGAQAWLLNTGWTGGGYGVGKRIDIASTRRLLTAALDGSLDDAEFRTDALFGFAVPVAVPGIEPRLLDPRQTWSDAEAYDAQASNLVELFRKNFAKFGPEADAGAGPQMMMAAE encoded by the coding sequence ATGTCGCAGTTCAACCATCAGACCCTTCGGGAAGAGATCGTCGGCGCCGCGGTGTCCACGAGCTATAACGCCGCCGTTCCGGCGCTGGTTGCTGCTTCCCTCGCCCAGGGCGGGCCGGTACTGACCGCACATGGCGCCCTTTCGGTCGAAACTGGCGCCTTTACCGGCCGCTCGCCCAAGGACAAGTTCATCGTCCGCGACGGGCTGACCGATGGAAGCGTCTGGTGGGACAATGCCGGCGCCATCAGCACGGCCCAGTTCGATCTCTTGCTCGCCGACGCGCAGGCGCACCTGGCAACGCAGCCAATTTACCGCCAAGACCTCCTGGCCGGCGCCGATCCGCGCCACCAGTACGAGGTGACGGTGCTGACACCCAGCGCTTGGCACGCTCTGTTTATCCGCAATCTGCTGATCCGCCGCGGCGAAGACATTGCCGCCTCCGACAGCGCCATGCCGGTCACCATCGTTCACGCTCCACACTTCAAGGCCGACCCCGCCCGCCACGGCTCGCGCACCGAGACCGTTATTGCGCTCGACATGAGCCGCAACCTCGTGGTCATCGCGGGCACGCTTTATGCCGGCGAAATCAAGAAGTCGGTGTTTTCGCTCTTCAACTTCCACGCCCCCCGCCACGATGTCTTGCCGATGCACTGCTCGGCCAATCTTGGGCCGGACGGTGAGGCAGCGCTGTTCTTCGGTCTCTCCGGCACTGGCAAGACGACGCTCTCCACCGACCCCAACCGCCCGCTGATCGGCGACGACGAACATGGCTGGAGCCGCGATGGCGTGTTCAACCTCGAAGGCGGTTGCTATGCCAAGACGGTCAACCTTGGCCGCGCGGCAGAACCGGAGATCTTTGCCGCGACCGAGCGCTTTGGCACGGTGCTCGAAAATGTCGTGCTCGATGCTAACAGCATGCCGACCTTTTCCGACATATCCCGCACTGAAAACACGCGCGCGGCCTATCCGCTAACCGTGCTGCCATCGGTTGCCAAGGGTGGTACGGGCAAGACGCCGAAAACCGTGGTGTTCCTCACTGCCGACGCTTTCGGCGTCTTGCCGCCGCTGGCAAAGCTCACGCCCGAGCAGGCGGTCTACCACTTCCTTTCCGGTTACACCGCAAAGGTGGCTGGCACGGAGCGCGGCGTCACCGAACCGCAAGCGACCTTCTCGGCCTGTTTCGGTGCGCCCTTCATGCCGCTCCATCCCAGCGTTTATGGCGCCATGCTCGCCGAACGGCTGCGCGACAGCGGCGCCCAGGCCTGGCTCCTCAATACCGGGTGGACCGGCGGCGGCTATGGCGTGGGCAAGCGCATCGACATCGCCTCAACCCGCCGCCTGCTCACGGCAGCGCTGGATGGCTCGCTCGACGATGCGGAATTCCGCACCGACGCGCTGTTCGGCTTTGCCGTTCCGGTCGCCGTGCCCGGCATCGAGCCGCGCCTCCTCGACCCGCGCCAGACTTGGAGCGATGCAGAAGCCTATGATGCGCAGGCCTCTAACCTTGTGGAGCTGTTCCGCAAGAATTTCGCCAAGTTCGGTCCCGAGGCCGATGCAGGCGCCGGGCCACAGATGATGATGGCAGCGGAATAG
- a CDS encoding cell wall hydrolase encodes MKLGWQQITARVASPVLALCAAAFVLFVTLSPAHADTSLAMPVAMPEAVAQLRQQPALGVKAEPVAPGHQPLTAALLENYVKRQQQLRSVDVTLAGPQPELTPDLLMGYIARGTLGSTNNALSAIATVTQPMYRPAEEKSVTSDVVAAYVQEGYEPTQVRVQHANTERECLAQAIYHEARGETSAGQMAVANIIVNRARSGKFPGSLCGVIYQNANKGRYRCQFTFACDGRDDTPGERRAWARSQSLAQEVYAEYATGEDVGVLPSSALYYHTRSVHPSWANTFSRVAAVDSHIFYAPN; translated from the coding sequence ATGAAGCTAGGCTGGCAGCAGATAACCGCGCGTGTGGCCTCACCCGTGCTGGCGCTGTGCGCCGCCGCATTCGTGCTTTTCGTCACCCTGTCGCCGGCTCATGCCGACACCAGTCTTGCAATGCCAGTCGCGATGCCCGAAGCCGTCGCCCAGTTGCGCCAGCAGCCGGCACTTGGCGTCAAGGCCGAGCCCGTGGCTCCCGGCCATCAGCCGCTGACCGCGGCGCTGCTCGAAAACTACGTCAAGCGCCAGCAGCAACTGCGTTCGGTGGACGTGACGCTTGCCGGCCCGCAGCCGGAACTGACACCCGACCTTTTGATGGGCTATATTGCCCGCGGCACGCTGGGCAGCACCAACAACGCGCTTTCCGCCATCGCGACCGTTACCCAGCCAATGTATCGCCCGGCAGAAGAAAAGAGCGTGACCTCAGACGTCGTCGCGGCTTATGTCCAGGAAGGCTACGAGCCCACCCAGGTACGTGTTCAGCACGCCAATACCGAGCGCGAGTGCCTTGCTCAGGCCATCTATCATGAAGCCCGCGGCGAAACTTCGGCCGGCCAGATGGCCGTCGCCAACATCATCGTCAACCGCGCCCGCTCCGGCAAATTTCCCGGTTCGCTCTGCGGCGTGATCTACCAGAACGCCAATAAGGGCCGCTATCGCTGCCAGTTCACCTTTGCCTGCGACGGCCGCGACGACACGCCCGGCGAACGTCGCGCCTGGGCGCGCTCGCAAAGCCTGGCACAGGAAGTCTATGCCGAGTATGCAACCGGCGAAGACGTTGGCGTGCTGCCCAGCTCCGCGCTTTATTATCACACCCGCTCCGTGCACCCTTCCTGGGCCAACACCTTCAGCCGCGTGGCGGCGGTGGATAGCCACATCTTCTATGCGCCGAACTGA